One Cydia fagiglandana chromosome 11, ilCydFagi1.1, whole genome shotgun sequence genomic region harbors:
- the LOC134668771 gene encoding TATA element modulatory factor, translated as MNWFDTSGLTSLAKTALKEAQKTLDKALDIQDESGEEEEAGASTSQMKSSPGESETTPKDNSDFFASWGLTVSAEGPQDANEQTVVTESPSKGSQSLWGSFAGSFFEHQKDSDTDTAIVQPPKAKSMNVINDSKYGSATDLFSKSQLVMSDDTEFDIKKVKDEVKADERRNSSRSNRLSLVSSRNSSDSVEVLSQSLKTTPDSEAASVHSISHSSSVGQKLNSESVEILPDSLVSPSSIECLGFDSYSSDKNSSTSSNLSPGELSDKKSTPVDRTEKAETADSVSLVADDDEDTMSYNSISECTAPTVLDTDDKPVSPFPKREGKKLLEKEFIHLDPPLLPQKMQISENSSNDGSWSDRTLNADNDSMILDVNVDEPKKETEPEDVLMEKLSDSSSFYNVNVSGEMIRSESSAFVNVEKQQCSQSDKSESQKGSIKERTSPTSSDSKSDLVKIGSDRTSGHTSGDELETTTSSDIEIIPSPNGDNHGFRNSPAKYNFKKFDGTTSPNLVDLVLGKSLATKIRGHNRELSEASVQSNTSDDSSTENDRLMRRLCEMAEILEARENRLMEVSRSNAELAESNADLKTQVESLLAKHGTHEGGDISTITEDYTQRMSALEKKFQQAIREKDQLRKQLDSLKSDSSRKNSSELESSLKERDEVIAQMQEEGEKLARQQLQHSNIIKKLRAKEKDNEQVIKGLRDKIAEQTSELDRLKRSIAAKEELEVSQIEAVYRLTTANKKLEVELAETKSALDDATQRLTTTRASLEAAKRELTDVETERVELRARCDAAARAQRDADQERALVETLQQQLASLRAEVVQEERRWVSREESLRRELTEARELCAALEARAGAAAAGGEGAAALLAQLAALQRSALERDQAHVNTVRGLKQQVAEAETSLTKAVERERLSRDELEELTQRLAASEGLLDDAQSRLDTVTSQCRELVARVDTLEDELASKSRELSRIKEETSKQIAELRQQLAAAETALAAAQDALETEKKRNAILQEQVSCRGDISPPHSVASDTLSSSLWASEDTGRATPTGAVMTSQAGVDELLSQLQRRDGELRAAQARALQLSAERNTLRDHVASLRARLDDYQSVQEQYDALLQMYGEKEEQLEELKLDLQDVTQLYKAQLDELVALKRR; from the exons ATGAATTGGTTCGACACGTCTGGTTTGACGAGTCTGGCGAAGACGGCGCTGAAAGAGGCCCAGAAGACGCTGGACAAGGCTCTGGACATTCAGGACGAGAGCGGGGAGGAGGAGGAAGCGGGGGCGTCCACTTCTCAGATGAAATCTTCGCCAGGTGAAAGTGAAACGACCCCAAAAGACAACTCTGATTTTTTCGCTTCTTGGGGCCTCACAGTCAGCGCTGAAGGCCCTCAGGATGCCAACGAGCAGACCGTAGTCACCGAGAGCCCTTCTAAGGGCTCTCAAAGCCTCTGGGGCTCTTTTGCGGGATCTTTCTTTGAACATCAAAAGGATTCTGACACAGATACAGCTATTGTTCAACCTCCAAAAGCTAAGTCCATGAATGTTATTAATGACTCGAAATATGGCAGCGCTACTGACTTGTTCTCTAAAAGCCAGCTTGTTATGTCTGACGATACAGAGTTTGATATTAAAAAGGTAAAAGATGAAGTCAAGGCAGACGAGAGACGTAATTCATCCCGCTCAAATAGATTATCACTGGTGTCTAGTAGAAATAGTTCTGATTCCGTTGAGGTATTGTCACAGAGTTTGAAGACTACTCCAGACTCTGAGGCTGCGTCCGTTCACTCCATATCCCACAGTAGTAGTGTTGGGCAGAAACTTAACTCCGAATCTGTGGAAATTTTACCAGACAGCCTTGTGAGTCCAAGCTCTATTGAATGTTTAGGCTTTGACAGTTATTCCAGTGATAAAAACAGCAGTACATCTTCAAATCTTTCACCTGGTGAGTTGAGTGACAAGAAATCCACACCAGTTGACAGGACAGAAAAGGCGGAGACTGCAGACAGTGTCAGTTTGGTCGCAGATGACGATGAAGACACCATGTCCTATAATTCCATCTCAGAATGCACAGCACCGACTGTTTTAGACACCGACGACAAGCCTGTAAGTCCATTTCCGAAAAGAGAAGGCAAGAAGTTGTTAGAGAAAGAATTTATACACTTAGATCCTCCATTGCTACCACAGAAAATGCAGATTAGTGAGAACTCTTCTAATGACGGATCCTGGTCTGATCGCACCTTGAACGCTGACAATGACAGTATGATTCTAGATGTCAATGTTGACGAGCCAAAAAAAGAGACTGAACCTGAAGATGTGCTTATGGAGAAATTAAGTGATTCATCCTCATTTTACAATGTTAATGTTTCTGGAGAAATGATTAGGTCTGAAAGCTCAGCTTTTGTTAATGTGGAGAAGCAGCAATGTAGCCAGTCTGATAAATCCGAGTCTCAAAAAGGTAGCATTAAAGAGCGGACATCACCAACCAGCTCTGATAGCAAGAGTGACTTAGTCAAAATCGGTTCTGATCGTACGTCCGGCCATACTTCAGGGGATGAGCTTGAAACAACCACATCATCCGACATTGAGATCATTCCAAGTCCAAACGGTGACAACCATGGTTTCCGTAACAGTCCTGCTAAATACAACTTCAAAAAATTTGACGGCACTACCTCTCCAAACTTGGTTGATTTAGTCTTAGGAAAATCTTTAGCGACTAAAATCCGTGGACATAATAGAGAATTATCCGAAGCATCAGTTCAAAGTAATACAAGTGACGACAGTAGTACAGAGAATGACCGGCTGATGCGTCGGCTGTGTGAAATGGCAGAAATACTGGAAGCCAGAGAGAACAGACTGATGGAAGTGAGCAGAAGCAATGCAGAGCTGGCGGAGAGTAATGCGGACTTGAAGACCCAGGTGGAGAGCTTGCTGGCGAAGCATGGGACGCATGAGGGAGGGGATATTAGTACGATCACTGAGGACTATACGCAGAGGATGTCTGCATTGGAAAAGAAGTTCCAACAGGCCATAAGGGAAAAG GACCAATTACGCAAGCAACTTGACAGCCTCAAATCCGACTCGTCCCGCAAGAACTCCTCCGAGCTAGAAAGCAGTTTGAAAGAGCGAGACGAAGTTATAGCGCAGATGCAAGAGGAAGGAGAGAAGCTAGCTCGTCAGCAGTTACAGCATTCGAATATTATTAAGAAGTTGAGAGCGAAAGAGAAGGATAATGAGCAAGTTATTAAAGGTCTCAG AGATAAAATAGCTGAACAGACTTCCGAATTAGATCGCCTGAAGAGGTCTATCGCTGCCAAAGAAGAGTTAGAAGTATCACAAATAGAGGCTGTGTACCGGCTTACCACGGCGAACAAGAAACTAGAGGTGGAACTTGCTGAG ACAAAAAGCGCACTAGACGACGCAACCCAACGCCTCACCACGACCCGAGCGTCGCTCGAGGCGGCCAAGCGAGAGTTAACCGACGTAGAAACAGAGCGAGTAGAGCTGCGGGCACGCTGCGAcgccgcggcgcgcgcgcagcgggACGCCGACCAAGAGCGCGCCCTGGTGGAGACACTGCAGCAACAACTGGCTAGCTTGAGAGCGGAGGTAGTTCAAG AGGAGCGTCGCTGGGTGTCCCGCGAGGAATCCCTCCGGCGTGAGCTGACGGAAGCCCGCGAGCTGTGCGCCGCGCTGGAggcgcgcgccggcgccgcggcggcgggcggggaGGGCGCCGCGGCGCTGCTGGCGCAGCTCGCCGCGCTGCAGCGCTCGGCGCTGGAGAGGGACCAGGCACACGTCAACACTGTGAGGGGACTCAAGCAGCAAGTCG CTGAAGCCGAAACCTCGCTAACCAAAGCCGTAGAACGCGAGCGCCTCTCCCGCGACGAATTAGAAGAACTAACTCAACGACTTGCCGCGTCAGAAGGTTTACTGGACGACGCGCAGAGCCGACTGGACACAGTGACCAGCCAGTGTCGAGAACTGGTCGCTAGGGTCGACACACTAGAGGACGAGTTAGCTAG TAAATCCAGAGAGCTGTCGCGAATAAAAGAAGAAACCAGCAAGCAGATAGCAGAGTTGCGGCAACAGCTAGCTGCCGCCGAGACTGCCCTGGCTGCTGCCCAGGATGCCTTGGAGACGGAGAAGAAACGAAACGCTATTCTACAG GAGCAAGTTTCGTGTCGGGGCGACATCAGCCCGCCGCATTCTGTGGCGTCCGACACgctgtcctcgtcgttatgggCTTCG GAGGACACGGGCCGCGCCACGCCCACCGGCGCCGTGATGACGTCACAGGCCGGCGTCGACGAGCTGCTCTCCCAGCTGCAGCGGCGAGACGGCGAGCTGCGCGCTGCGCAGGCGCGGGCGCTACAGCTGAGCGCTGAACGGAACACGCTCAGAGACCATGTGGCTTCACTGAGAGCGAGACTGGATGATTATCAG AGCGTTCAAGAGCAATACGACGCCCTACTCCAAATGTACGGCGAGAAGGAGGAGCAACTAGAGGAACTGAAACTAGACCTGCAGGACGTGACGCAGCTATACAAGGCGCAGCTGGACGAGCTGGTCGCGCTCAAGCGCAGGTAG